A window of Desulfitibacter sp. BRH_c19 genomic DNA:
CATTTGTAAATATTCTAGAACAAGGAGATAAGGTAGTCATTGGGGTAAAAGGTGTATTTGGAATGAGAATGGTAGATATGGCAAAAAGATGTGGAGCAGAAGTAATAGAAGTAAAAGCACCCTGGGGTAAAGCCCTTGATCCAGAAGATGTAAGAAAAGCGCTTTCAGATAATAAGGGTGTAAAGTTCTTTGCAGACGTACATGCAGAAACATCTACCGGAGTCCTACAGCCATTAAAAGAGCTGTCAGATATCTGTAAAGAATATGATGTAATGTTCTTAGCAGACACAGTAACCTCACTAGGAGGAGTGCCAGTAGACATAGATGATAATGGAGTAGACATAGCATTTAGTGGGACCCAAAAATGCTTGAGCTGCCCTCCAGGACTAGCACCAATAACTCTTGGAGAAAGAGCCTACAAGGTATTACAAAACAGAAAAACAAAAGTACAAAGCTGGTATCTTGACCTAACTATGATAGCCCAATACTGGGGTCAAGAACGAGTATATCATCACACAGCACCAATTAATATGATATATGCCTTTCACGAAACACTAAGAATAGTATTAGAAGAAGGTAGAGAAAACAGATATGAAAGACACAAGAAAAACCATGCTGCCTTAATTGCAGGATTAGAAGCAATGGGCTTAAAGCTAATAGTAGACAAAGAGTATAGACTACCCCCACTAACAACAGTATACTCACCAGAGGGAGTAAACGAAGCAGAAGTAAGAAAGCAATTAATGAAGCAGTATAACATAGAGATAGGCGGAGGCCTAGGAGACTTTAAAGGTAAAGCATGGAGGATTGGTTTAATGGGATACGCAAGTACCCAAACTAATGTGATGCTGATACTAATTTCCTTAGGTAGCATTCTAGAGGGTATGGGTAAAAGAGTTGATAAAAAGGGAGCTCTTGAGGCAGCAGGAACGGTATTTGCTTCCTAAAAATATACATAAATGCCTTGAATAGAAAGTCTGTTCAAGGCATTTTTCATTTAAAATATTTTAGTATCACTAGTACGTCATTGTTTATATTAATAGTAGAAAATCGGTGCAATCCGGGAAAAAAGCTTTCCACCAGTTATTTGAACTAATTGGTGGAAAGCTTTTTTGAGTTTTCTGAAGAAAATTAAATTAACTTCATTGGTAATTAATGTAACTAATTTTAGATAAAAAGCATATAAGTTAATGAGTAGTTACATATAGTCAAATATTTTTTGGAATCATAGAGTGGGTGTTTTTTAGTGGATGTTTATCTAAGGTTTATTCTAGCAATAATAGCGTGCTTATTTATTATTTTTATTCCTGTAACAACTACATCGGATCAATCTGGCTTTCCAATAGAACCTTCATATACCATAGAAGATATTTATTCTCCAGAGGTAGTGCATCTGGAAGATCTTCAAATGGACTTGGGCGCCAAAGAAGCTAATTATAAGGTTGAACAACAGGTTTGGTATTCTGGAAATGAAGAAAAAAGACAAGTAGCCTTAACATTTGATGATGGACCTGATAATTATTACACCCTACAGATATTAGACATTCTACAGGAACATGACATTAA
This region includes:
- a CDS encoding alanine--glyoxylate aminotransferase, which codes for MLQIPERNPIQKTLMGPGPSTVDPRILRAMSEPTIGHLDPDFLKIMNESMEMLRYVFNTKNQLTMPMSGTGSSGMETTFVNILEQGDKVVIGVKGVFGMRMVDMAKRCGAEVIEVKAPWGKALDPEDVRKALSDNKGVKFFADVHAETSTGVLQPLKELSDICKEYDVMFLADTVTSLGGVPVDIDDNGVDIAFSGTQKCLSCPPGLAPITLGERAYKVLQNRKTKVQSWYLDLTMIAQYWGQERVYHHTAPINMIYAFHETLRIVLEEGRENRYERHKKNHAALIAGLEAMGLKLIVDKEYRLPPLTTVYSPEGVNEAEVRKQLMKQYNIEIGGGLGDFKGKAWRIGLMGYASTQTNVMLILISLGSILEGMGKRVDKKGALEAAGTVFAS